A single region of the Hyphomonas adhaerens MHS-3 genome encodes:
- a CDS encoding tetratricopeptide repeat-containing sulfotransferase family protein, whose protein sequence is MTIASPSQAPDARLAEIDRALRGRDVGRAAQLISELTLSRPAYVDGWVAAARLAQLTADPARMRAHLEKALTLAPGSPLIRLLDVEAQIHLGDVLSALAALREMEADAEGDAAWLGRISEAYSQCGNFDASERCARAALALDSESTALQYALSSALIATGKLEQAEDLLDRLIESNPRDYDAYYNRATLRRQTPDKNHIDAIRKAIDETAQDSMSAVGLNYALAHELEDLGRHEESFVALKKGADARRTKMAYRVEKDIVTMARIAEVFDAEFFGKARNGCDDEGSIFVLGLPRSGTTLVDRILSAHPEVESLGELNDFPLTLTAMGRTVPGPGDLISKAVGLNMRDLGETYLHRIRQRGKGARFSIDKAPANFLYIGLVAAALPNARIIHVNRNPIDNAFGMYKALFRMGYPFSYNFDDLAKYMRAKSGLMMHWHAMLPGRIIEVHYEDIVADQEVQTRRLLSEVGLAWDTACLDFHKNTSPTATASAAQVRRPIYTSSVNRWRRYEKQLAPLINALGDNE, encoded by the coding sequence ATGACCATTGCTTCCCCATCCCAAGCACCAGATGCGCGTCTTGCGGAAATTGATCGGGCTTTGCGTGGGCGCGACGTGGGGCGAGCTGCTCAACTGATCTCAGAACTTACCCTCAGCAGACCGGCTTATGTAGACGGCTGGGTTGCTGCGGCGCGGTTGGCGCAATTGACGGCTGATCCTGCGCGCATGCGTGCTCATCTTGAAAAAGCCTTGACCCTGGCACCTGGGTCACCACTCATCCGGCTCTTGGATGTCGAGGCTCAGATCCATTTGGGTGACGTCCTCTCTGCGCTCGCTGCACTGAGGGAAATGGAAGCTGACGCAGAAGGTGACGCGGCGTGGCTGGGGCGCATCAGCGAAGCCTACAGCCAGTGCGGGAATTTTGATGCGTCTGAGCGATGCGCACGTGCCGCATTGGCTCTGGATTCTGAAAGTACGGCGTTGCAGTACGCGCTATCTTCAGCATTGATCGCAACTGGGAAGTTGGAGCAAGCCGAAGATTTGCTGGACAGGCTGATAGAGTCCAATCCCCGGGACTATGACGCTTATTACAACCGTGCGACCTTGCGCAGGCAAACACCAGACAAAAATCATATCGATGCCATTCGCAAAGCAATTGACGAAACTGCTCAGGATTCGATGAGCGCCGTCGGTTTGAACTATGCACTGGCTCACGAACTCGAAGACCTGGGACGCCATGAGGAGAGCTTCGTGGCCCTGAAGAAGGGGGCTGATGCCCGCCGCACAAAGATGGCCTATCGGGTCGAAAAAGACATCGTCACGATGGCGCGTATTGCCGAAGTCTTTGACGCAGAATTCTTTGGGAAAGCTCGCAACGGGTGTGACGATGAGGGATCTATTTTTGTGCTCGGTCTTCCGCGCAGCGGAACCACGCTCGTCGATCGTATTCTCAGTGCCCATCCGGAAGTTGAGAGTCTCGGTGAGCTGAACGATTTCCCGCTGACTCTGACGGCCATGGGCCGCACGGTCCCGGGACCGGGTGACCTCATTTCAAAAGCGGTAGGTCTGAACATGCGGGACCTAGGAGAGACCTACCTTCATAGGATTCGCCAGCGCGGTAAGGGAGCGCGGTTCTCAATTGACAAGGCCCCAGCCAATTTCCTTTATATTGGCCTTGTCGCGGCAGCCCTCCCGAATGCCAGGATCATTCACGTCAATCGCAATCCGATAGACAATGCATTTGGTATGTACAAAGCCTTGTTCCGGATGGGCTACCCGTTCTCATACAATTTTGATGACCTGGCCAAATATATGCGTGCGAAGTCGGGACTAATGATGCATTGGCACGCGATGTTGCCAGGTCGAATCATAGAAGTTCACTACGAAGACATCGTCGCAGACCAAGAGGTGCAGACCCGACGTCTGTTGTCCGAGGTTGGTTTGGCATGGGACACAGCCTGCCTGGACTTCCACAAGAATACCAGTCCAACGGCGACGGCCAGCGCGGCTCAGGTTCGCCGTCCGATCTATACAAGCTCTGTCAACCGGTGGCGGCGATATGAGAAACAGCTCGCACCCCTGATAAATGCCTTGGGAGACAACGAATAG
- a CDS encoding serine hydrolase encodes MYRAAVLATIAILGVASACAQGLWSETFQDGDTSGWTGKPARGDIRLTEYAGNISLRLQRDASATIRLALPPGRYKVSTEFAADNLEGKDSCVLEASVSDGDWIELGRISDGQDDTVSLHKVSGEIVVPADQLSLQIKAVGNAGNDTCWADNVSVSSLPESGTDRVPSLVIAPEYLLGEVEPQGPFSTVQFARSADSIPSEVQFGGRLTFKPVAKPQTTRIVVDRFGLMALSKTPLASLPEIKVALVQDGERLLPAKRGLVISEDPYWDYILTPGRVWREPDDGGWSRGALPFALVEKNANCVHNGLLMFGFKADGSITPAVWQIGSETCAYFQFDAWGVAPTAYAPGDIPEAAAIRSRDALERSSRLPLRPISALSAAYPDVDQSVFGSAEDVAPSSMTLFGLVADGVHYVGGCETRYGPYPYCDDLVIPSYSFAKSLFGGLGLMRLEKLYPGVMQENISDYVPACAASESWKGVTFENALDMVTGHYNSVEPEADENAAIDQDFFMVEGQSEKIALACTQYPYREQPGEQWVYHTSDTFLLGTAMQSFLKTHEGPDADIYRDLLVDAIWKPLGLSATLDETRRTKDAYAQPFTGWGLFMQRGDLARLLEFIGHENGQIDGVDMFAPVPFAAALQKDPIDRGLPAPAAPLSYNNGFWSFDIQTYGHCDTSVPIPFLSGFGGLAAALIPNGTSYYYVSDGSGYSWARAAFETEKITPFCRGLSE; translated from the coding sequence ATGTACCGCGCCGCCGTACTTGCTACTATCGCGATTTTGGGTGTGGCTTCCGCCTGCGCTCAAGGCCTGTGGTCGGAAACGTTTCAGGATGGTGATACTTCGGGGTGGACCGGCAAGCCCGCGCGCGGAGATATTCGGCTGACGGAATATGCAGGAAATATTTCACTTCGGCTGCAACGCGATGCCTCGGCGACCATTCGTCTTGCCCTTCCGCCGGGGCGCTACAAAGTCTCCACAGAATTCGCGGCTGATAATCTTGAGGGCAAGGATAGCTGTGTGCTGGAAGCGTCTGTATCGGACGGCGACTGGATTGAGCTTGGGCGGATATCCGATGGGCAGGACGATACTGTGTCCCTGCATAAAGTGTCTGGCGAGATTGTCGTACCGGCAGACCAGCTTTCGCTTCAGATCAAGGCAGTTGGCAATGCCGGCAATGACACATGCTGGGCAGACAATGTCAGCGTATCCAGCTTGCCGGAATCAGGAACTGACCGTGTTCCCAGTCTCGTAATTGCTCCGGAGTATCTGCTTGGCGAGGTTGAACCTCAAGGACCGTTTTCAACGGTTCAGTTCGCACGGTCCGCCGATAGTATTCCCAGTGAAGTACAGTTTGGTGGGAGGCTGACGTTCAAGCCTGTCGCAAAGCCTCAAACAACTCGTATTGTGGTAGATCGCTTTGGTCTTATGGCACTTAGCAAAACACCCTTGGCATCGCTTCCAGAGATCAAGGTCGCGCTTGTCCAGGACGGGGAGCGTTTGTTACCTGCCAAACGCGGCCTTGTGATTTCGGAAGACCCGTACTGGGATTATATTCTGACACCCGGCCGCGTTTGGCGTGAACCGGATGATGGCGGATGGAGCCGAGGGGCATTGCCATTTGCGCTGGTCGAGAAAAACGCCAATTGTGTTCACAACGGTCTTTTGATGTTCGGCTTTAAAGCCGATGGGTCGATCACGCCGGCGGTCTGGCAAATTGGGTCAGAAACCTGCGCTTATTTCCAGTTTGATGCTTGGGGTGTTGCGCCAACGGCGTATGCTCCCGGCGACATTCCCGAAGCGGCAGCGATCAGGAGCCGAGACGCATTGGAGCGATCCAGCCGTTTGCCATTGCGCCCGATAAGTGCGCTCAGCGCTGCCTATCCAGATGTGGACCAATCCGTATTCGGATCGGCAGAAGATGTTGCGCCATCTTCCATGACCCTATTTGGGCTGGTGGCGGACGGCGTGCACTATGTTGGTGGCTGCGAGACACGGTATGGCCCTTATCCTTATTGTGATGACCTCGTCATCCCGTCTTACTCATTTGCAAAGTCCCTGTTTGGCGGGCTTGGACTGATGCGGCTGGAAAAACTGTACCCGGGCGTAATGCAGGAAAACATCAGTGATTATGTTCCGGCCTGCGCGGCCAGCGAGAGCTGGAAGGGTGTGACTTTTGAGAACGCGCTCGATATGGTAACAGGGCATTATAACTCCGTCGAACCCGAAGCAGACGAAAACGCTGCCATTGATCAAGACTTCTTCATGGTTGAAGGGCAGAGCGAGAAAATAGCACTCGCGTGCACGCAATACCCATACCGGGAGCAGCCGGGGGAGCAGTGGGTCTACCATACATCCGATACCTTCCTTCTTGGAACTGCGATGCAAAGCTTTCTGAAGACGCACGAAGGTCCTGACGCCGATATTTATCGAGATCTGCTCGTGGACGCGATCTGGAAACCACTCGGCCTGTCTGCGACGCTAGATGAAACACGGCGTACAAAAGACGCCTATGCTCAACCTTTTACAGGTTGGGGGCTTTTCATGCAGCGCGGTGACCTGGCCAGACTACTGGAATTTATTGGTCACGAAAACGGTCAGATTGATGGAGTCGACATGTTCGCGCCGGTACCATTCGCGGCCGCTTTGCAAAAGGATCCGATTGATCGCGGTCTGCCAGCACCTGCCGCTCCGCTTAGCTACAATAACGGATTCTGGTCCTTTGATATTCAAACATACGGCCACTGCGACACGTCGGTCCCAATTCCTTTCTTATCGGGTTTTGGCGGTTTGGCAGCGGCGCTGATTCCGAACGGGACATCCTATTATTATGTCAGCGATGGTAGTGGGTATTCCTGGGCACGTGCTGCTTTCGAGACAGAAAAGATAACCCCCTTCTGTAGAGGTCTATCCGAATGA
- a CDS encoding MFS transporter produces the protein MTTTSAPQSKFLSAQADGLAAAVLLAFLATAGLFYVNIMAAIVDGLVSGIGLTEGQAGQIGSVNIYGAALGALVAVFLIRAVPWKILATFCLVILVGIDLLSIGLQTFEALLPVRAAHGFAGGVLTGTAFAVIARTANPDRTFGMLLFVQFGLGGLGVMVLPPLAPVYGTQALFLALALFSLVTLVMLPFLSSYPPRAKVSSGENSIRWGPLGLTLIAIFVFQAANMGLLAYIIRLGLDYGLTRAYVSTALGLATWVALLGPLLVMICGLRFGRFRLLLASIALTLIGTAVFHYSANPAAYMIANCGTGITWGFVIAYLLGMTAEFDKAGRASAFGGFVSKLGLASGPMVAGWVLAGGGGYSVLINLAVAGLGISGLIMLVPALALDRARAPGG, from the coding sequence ATGACTACGACTTCAGCACCGCAATCAAAATTTTTGTCAGCCCAGGCGGATGGACTTGCAGCAGCGGTCCTCCTCGCGTTCCTTGCGACAGCCGGGTTGTTCTATGTCAACATCATGGCGGCGATTGTAGATGGTTTGGTCAGCGGTATCGGTCTCACCGAAGGCCAGGCTGGGCAAATCGGGTCAGTGAATATTTATGGGGCAGCACTTGGAGCGCTAGTGGCCGTGTTCCTGATCCGTGCGGTGCCCTGGAAAATCCTGGCTACCTTTTGTTTAGTCATCCTTGTAGGGATAGACCTGCTCTCAATTGGCCTTCAGACGTTTGAAGCACTCTTGCCGGTTCGCGCGGCGCATGGTTTTGCAGGCGGTGTTCTTACAGGCACAGCTTTTGCGGTTATCGCACGCACAGCCAATCCTGACCGGACATTTGGTATGTTGCTTTTCGTCCAGTTCGGACTGGGCGGTCTAGGTGTTATGGTCCTGCCGCCTTTAGCGCCTGTCTACGGTACGCAGGCCTTGTTTCTTGCGCTCGCGCTGTTCAGTCTGGTGACGCTTGTGATGCTTCCATTTCTGTCGTCTTACCCGCCTCGCGCGAAGGTAAGTTCTGGTGAAAACTCTATTCGTTGGGGACCGCTTGGCCTGACACTAATTGCTATCTTTGTTTTTCAGGCCGCCAATATGGGGCTTTTGGCTTATATCATCAGACTTGGTCTCGACTACGGATTGACCCGAGCGTATGTATCGACAGCGTTGGGGCTTGCAACTTGGGTTGCTTTACTCGGGCCCCTGCTTGTGATGATTTGTGGACTGAGGTTTGGCCGCTTCAGGCTATTGCTGGCCTCTATCGCATTGACCCTGATCGGGACTGCGGTGTTCCACTATAGTGCCAACCCCGCTGCCTACATGATCGCGAATTGCGGTACGGGAATTACTTGGGGATTCGTTATTGCCTACCTTCTTGGCATGACAGCGGAGTTCGATAAGGCAGGACGTGCGTCAGCATTCGGTGGCTTTGTCTCGAAACTTGGCCTGGCTTCCGGCCCTATGGTTGCAGGTTGGGTATTGGCGGGAGGGGGCGGATACTCGGTTTTGATAAATCTGGCGGTAGCCGGTCTTGGGATAAGCGGCCTGATCATGCTGGTCCCGGCGTTGGCGCTGGACCGTGCACGCGCGCCGGGTGGTTGA
- a CDS encoding NAD-dependent succinate-semialdehyde dehydrogenase translates to MSDRDIQCPVKAYIDGRWSDASDGHTFDVTNPATGEIIATVADCGVTETRRAIAAAGAAQKAWAGWTANDRANALRHWRDLMVAHADRLARILMLENGKPLTEARGEILYGASYLEWFAEETRRIYGEVIPAPASDKRVVVIRQPVGVCAAITPWNFPNAMLARKAAAALAAGCTLVAKPAEDTPLSALIMAELAGEAGIPDGVFNVLPTSRPADVGGELTSSETVRKISFTGSTEIGRLLLGQAAGTIKKVSMELGGNAPFIVFDDADLDAAADGLMASKFRNAGQTCVCANRIFVHAKVMDAFAEKVLDRVAMLKVADGNVAGAEIGPLINEEAVKKVERLVGAAGTAGARLVTGGQRHDAGRLFYQPTILSGVTPSMDIAREEIFGPVAAMIAFDKEDDVVAMANDTPYGLAAYAYTRDLGRAWRVSEALEYGMVGINEGAISNAAAPFGGVKQSGMGREGSHHGIDDYLELKYIMMGGLGA, encoded by the coding sequence ATGTCTGACCGCGACATTCAATGCCCAGTGAAGGCCTACATTGACGGGCGCTGGTCCGACGCCAGCGATGGGCACACATTTGATGTCACCAATCCAGCGACGGGCGAGATTATCGCGACTGTGGCAGATTGCGGAGTTACTGAAACACGCAGGGCAATCGCTGCTGCCGGTGCGGCCCAAAAAGCTTGGGCCGGTTGGACGGCCAATGACCGTGCAAATGCACTCAGGCATTGGCGTGATTTGATGGTCGCGCATGCAGACCGGCTCGCCAGGATCCTGATGCTTGAAAACGGCAAGCCTTTAACAGAGGCGCGAGGCGAAATTCTGTATGGCGCATCGTATCTCGAGTGGTTCGCTGAGGAAACTCGGCGCATATATGGCGAGGTCATTCCAGCTCCGGCGTCCGACAAGCGGGTCGTTGTGATCCGCCAACCTGTCGGAGTCTGCGCTGCGATCACACCTTGGAACTTTCCTAACGCCATGCTCGCGCGAAAAGCCGCCGCTGCGCTTGCGGCAGGTTGTACCTTGGTGGCAAAACCCGCGGAAGATACGCCCCTGTCAGCATTGATCATGGCAGAACTAGCCGGCGAAGCGGGTATTCCAGACGGAGTGTTCAATGTCCTGCCAACTTCTCGGCCAGCGGATGTTGGAGGGGAGCTGACGTCCAGTGAAACTGTTCGCAAAATCAGCTTTACGGGGTCAACCGAAATTGGCCGGCTTCTCCTCGGACAAGCTGCGGGTACAATCAAAAAGGTCTCTATGGAGCTTGGCGGTAATGCGCCGTTCATAGTGTTCGATGATGCGGACCTCGATGCAGCGGCTGATGGCCTTATGGCGTCAAAATTCCGAAATGCTGGGCAGACCTGCGTTTGCGCCAACCGCATTTTCGTCCATGCGAAAGTTATGGATGCTTTCGCTGAAAAAGTGCTCGACCGGGTAGCAATGCTTAAGGTCGCAGACGGCAATGTTGCTGGTGCAGAGATTGGTCCACTGATTAATGAAGAGGCGGTCAAGAAAGTTGAGCGCCTCGTCGGCGCGGCTGGAACGGCGGGAGCCCGGCTTGTCACAGGCGGTCAGCGTCATGACGCGGGGAGGCTATTTTACCAACCGACAATTCTGTCCGGCGTGACGCCATCGATGGATATCGCACGTGAAGAAATCTTTGGGCCGGTTGCTGCGATGATTGCCTTTGACAAGGAGGATGACGTCGTGGCTATGGCGAACGATACGCCCTATGGGCTGGCCGCCTATGCCTATACGCGTGATCTCGGTCGTGCTTGGCGCGTTTCCGAGGCCCTCGAATATGGCATGGTTGGAATCAATGAAGGCGCCATTTCAAATGCCGCGGCGCCGTTTGGCGGGGTGAAGCAATCCGGTATGGGGCGCGAAGGATCTCACCACGGCATCGATGACTATCTGGAACTCAAGTACATCATGATGGGAGGCCTCGGCGCTTAA
- the gabT gene encoding 4-aminobutyrate--2-oxoglutarate transaminase has product MTNETLWSKREAAVPRGVGSMHPVFAVRALNAEIWDGEGHRYIDFAAGIAVTNTGHNHPKVKAAVAAQLDNFSHVCFQVTPYESYISLAEKLSALAPGPSPKKTIFLTTGAEAVENAVKIARAATGRPGVIAFSGGFHGRTMMTMALTGKVAPYKTGFGPFPGDVWHVPFPAPYLGISEADSLNALEALFKADVEATRIAAIIIEPVQGEGGFYAASPAFLKSLRAICDANGILLIVDEIQSGFARTGKMFATEYAGIEPDLMTVAKAMAGGLPISGVIGKADIMDAPAPGGLGGTYGGSPLGCVAGLAVLDVIESENLCARAIEIGDKIVRRCEALRQSDRGIGEIRTLGAMTAMELIQDGDPSRADPDRTKRIVSVAREKGLLLLSCGVRSNVIRFLSPLTIPFEVLDEGLDILADVIRETA; this is encoded by the coding sequence ATGACAAATGAAACGCTTTGGTCGAAACGCGAAGCCGCTGTCCCCCGTGGTGTTGGCAGCATGCATCCGGTCTTTGCCGTTCGTGCCCTCAATGCTGAGATCTGGGATGGTGAAGGTCACCGGTATATCGACTTTGCGGCCGGGATTGCAGTTACCAACACAGGTCATAATCATCCGAAGGTCAAAGCCGCGGTTGCGGCTCAGTTGGATAATTTCTCGCATGTGTGCTTTCAGGTGACGCCGTATGAAAGCTATATCTCTCTTGCCGAAAAACTAAGCGCTCTCGCGCCCGGACCTTCTCCAAAGAAAACCATCTTCCTGACAACTGGTGCCGAAGCGGTAGAGAATGCCGTCAAGATTGCCCGAGCCGCAACCGGCCGGCCTGGCGTCATCGCGTTCTCTGGCGGTTTCCATGGTCGCACCATGATGACGATGGCCCTGACGGGTAAAGTGGCACCGTACAAGACCGGGTTTGGTCCGTTCCCGGGAGATGTCTGGCATGTGCCGTTTCCTGCACCATATCTCGGGATATCAGAAGCCGATTCGCTCAACGCGTTGGAGGCTCTGTTCAAAGCTGATGTAGAGGCTACCCGTATCGCTGCAATCATTATTGAACCGGTTCAGGGTGAAGGTGGCTTCTATGCAGCAAGTCCAGCTTTTCTGAAGTCTCTGCGCGCGATTTGTGACGCAAACGGTATCCTGCTCATCGTGGACGAAATCCAATCTGGATTTGCGAGAACTGGAAAAATGTTCGCCACAGAATACGCCGGAATTGAGCCTGATCTGATGACGGTTGCCAAGGCGATGGCCGGAGGGCTCCCAATTTCTGGCGTCATTGGCAAAGCTGATATCATGGACGCGCCTGCTCCGGGCGGGCTTGGAGGAACCTATGGCGGGTCTCCGCTCGGGTGTGTAGCTGGCCTGGCGGTTCTCGACGTGATCGAAAGTGAAAACCTGTGCGCGCGAGCCATTGAAATTGGCGACAAGATCGTGCGTCGGTGCGAAGCGTTACGTCAGTCTGATCGCGGCATTGGTGAAATCCGGACGCTTGGCGCCATGACCGCAATGGAATTGATACAGGACGGAGACCCATCACGCGCAGATCCGGATCGCACGAAGCGCATCGTGTCGGTGGCAAGAGAAAAGGGGCTTTTGCTGTTATCCTGCGGCGTGCGGTCCAACGTCATCCGCTTTCTGTCGCCACTCACGATTCCGTTCGAAGTTCTGGATGAGGGCCTGGACATCCTTGCCGATGTTATCAGGGAAACAGCTTGA
- a CDS encoding serine hydrolase domain-containing protein, with amino-acid sequence MRSLILLVLAFFVQQPLSYAELRPDVAAALGDFASQVQSPGASLTIIEGEEIVVDKAIGVADLEQQVPMSTDKLNRIGSISKTVTAAAAIRMARNGQIDFDGRVSDYLEGFDGPARDDTLRQLASHTGCVRGYRDGEGISYIHYNDVFAALALFRDDALECLPGAQFIYSSYGYTLLSAVMTRAAGKSLEAVMHDEVWGPLGLDHFDFDDLREVIPGRVRNYEMGAGGELINAPYSDSSYKYAGAGMIASTQDLARFGAALIDGKFLTAGEQGKMFAPATLNDGSAIDYGLGLYVDFTKFIEARREYIPAQLYDSLITQASGRKIYWHSGTSEGAVAILMFEPEEERVLALALNRGGVEKEAIVFAMGVMTMLREQDEVFQTGGISEAK; translated from the coding sequence ATGCGCAGTTTGATCTTGTTAGTCCTCGCTTTTTTTGTGCAGCAGCCTCTTTCATATGCTGAACTTCGCCCGGATGTGGCGGCTGCCCTGGGTGACTTTGCCAGCCAGGTCCAGTCACCTGGGGCGTCCCTTACCATCATTGAAGGCGAAGAGATTGTTGTGGACAAGGCAATCGGCGTTGCAGATCTTGAACAGCAGGTTCCGATGAGCACGGACAAGCTCAATCGCATAGGTTCGATTTCCAAAACCGTGACTGCTGCTGCGGCTATCCGTATGGCGAGGAACGGTCAGATCGATTTTGACGGCCGAGTATCAGACTATCTCGAAGGTTTCGACGGGCCAGCCCGAGATGACACACTCCGCCAGCTTGCCTCCCACACTGGGTGCGTGAGGGGATACCGGGATGGAGAGGGAATCTCCTATATCCATTATAACGATGTCTTCGCTGCCCTCGCGCTTTTCCGCGATGATGCCCTGGAATGCCTTCCGGGCGCGCAGTTCATCTATTCCAGCTATGGCTATACTTTGCTTAGTGCTGTGATGACCCGTGCGGCTGGTAAAAGTTTGGAAGCCGTCATGCATGACGAAGTCTGGGGCCCCCTCGGGTTGGATCACTTTGACTTTGATGATCTCCGCGAAGTTATTCCCGGTCGGGTCCGAAACTACGAAATGGGGGCTGGCGGTGAGCTGATCAATGCGCCCTATAGTGACAGTAGCTACAAATATGCCGGCGCTGGAATGATCGCATCTACGCAGGATCTTGCGCGCTTCGGCGCTGCGCTCATTGATGGCAAATTCCTGACCGCGGGCGAGCAGGGCAAAATGTTTGCACCGGCGACGCTGAATGATGGCTCAGCCATCGACTATGGTTTGGGCCTCTATGTCGATTTCACGAAATTCATCGAAGCACGCCGCGAATACATTCCGGCGCAGCTCTATGACAGCCTCATAACCCAAGCATCTGGCCGGAAAATCTACTGGCATTCCGGTACATCAGAAGGCGCAGTGGCGATATTGATGTTCGAGCCAGAAGAGGAACGTGTCCTGGCGCTGGCCTTGAATAGGGGCGGGGTTGAGAAGGAGGCAATCGTCTTCGCTATGGGGGTCATGACAATGCTCCGGGAACAGGACGAGGTGTTCCAAACAGGCGGCATTTCGGAAGCTAAGTGA